A DNA window from Pleurodeles waltl isolate 20211129_DDA chromosome 12, aPleWal1.hap1.20221129, whole genome shotgun sequence contains the following coding sequences:
- the PBXIP1 gene encoding pre-B-cell leukemia transcription factor-interacting protein 1 isoform X8 — translation MAEHSDSRAADNNWVMASTEGFVVETVGPEQEPMTAVGREQTAEPVHSQDPVQSHGAVEGSESSVSSSTLGFQDAKEPEVPGPHPAQSPEDVVSAGSMQKSAHLEIPPEERLGSREPDIKAPSLARKADEDVSCSSSEDDVEGLRKRQVREVRPAASVVNPGEGAQAEGETWLTLNKCIVAALALVGLGLLVVSGTGFDAEDGVLEPLERRGVLGEQQPSQSVADIKVSSGQDWMKEHLEGVTGDPKPLQAMSEVLDRLAKENQDIRRMQAELQAQKEELQALLNKSEGEKISVGYQQQNLLDENLRLKESLLQEETTHLSVREELEALKEKVQVWEKQGLDPASIAAENTKLKAQRDAEALKIEGFLAQKEMLVAEAQMLRQELDKQRTLLGSIRQDLENLTSDEPALELDPAVLQLRESLVGIGSKLKSELQRSETWEKNYVKDQERRREKSSFVKKGRSQLNETDASPNTSASPEGKPQRSTQSFGSTSSPLKESTQAFMRSDRKDKWKEAAKDWKEGKHKKHAHSVSEDESMHKRHHLQDDNDPQEHKSSEFVGRKNEWKGIVKEGKWRDRVGTWREGAADHHHSGMEKRREDQRHQERPGDGLHHHKEHHASLDGTQEKEGESQQNRPQRQKPVEHGKKEHRHHDHNKFWKKLSDHQYRVPEGCSGVKDCARKDGMDLFNVELAPVDKQEFTQLLREYLELQELAKYLPELDQFLGKFFESDIFMHDKMRFRDFVNDVEDYLEDIAAKEKGDDDAVDDFDKHVFKHYFGDAAIKKRSQ, via the exons CGGAGCCGGTGCACTCTCAAGACCCGGTGCAGTCTCATGGAGCAGTAGAAGGTTCCGAGAGCAGCGTCTCTTCCAGCACCCTGGGCTTCCAG GATGCCAAGGAGCCAGAAGTCCCTGGACCTCACCCTGCCCAGTCCCCAGAAGATGTGGTGTCCGCAGGCTCCATGCAGAAGAGCGCACACCTGGAAATCCCCCCAGAAGAGCGTCTCGGCTCCAGAGAACCAGACATCAAGGCTCCCTCTCTCGCCAGGAAAGCAG ATGAGGACGTGAGCTGCTCGAGCAGCGAGGATGACGTGGAGGGGCTACGGAAGAGACAAGTGCGAGAGGTGCGGCCCGCAGCCAGTGTCGTGAACCCTGGCGAGGGGGCGCAAGCCGAGGGAGAGACCTGGTTGACCCTAAACAAGTGCATCGTGGCAGCTTTGGCGCTTGTTGGACTTGggcttcttgtggtttcag GCACTGGCTTTGATGCAGAGGATG GTGTGCTGGAGCCCCTGGAGCGCCGTGGTGTCCTTGGAGAACAGCAGCCATCGCAGAGCGTAGCTGATATCAAAGTAAGCAGTGGGCAG GACTGGATGAAAGAGCACTTGGAAGGTGTGACGGGGGACCCTAAACCTCTGCAGGCGATGAGCGAAGTCTTAGATCGATTAGCCAAAGAGAACCAGGATATCCGACGGATGCAGGCCGAGCTGCAG GCTCAAAAAGAAGAGTTGCAGGCCCTACTAAATAAGAGCGAAGGTGAGAAGATATCAGTAGGTTACCAGCAGCAAAACCTTCTTGATGAGAACTTGAGGCTGAAAGAGTCCCTGCTGCAAGAAGAGACGACACATCTCTCTGTGCGGGAGGAGCttgaggcattgaaggagaaggtaCAAGTCTGGGAGAAGCAAGGCCTGGACCCAGCAAGTATCGCTGCAGAGAACACTAAATTGAAGGCGCAACGTGATGCAGAGGCCCTGAAGATTGAGGGGTTCTTGGCACAGAAGGAGATGCTGGTAGCAGAGGCTCAAATGCTCCGGCAGGAGCTGGACAAGCAACGAACACTGCTGGGCTCCATACGGCAGGATCTGGAGAACCTGACCAGCGATGAACCCGCTTTGGAGCTTGATCCGGCGGTTCTGCAGCTCCGGGAGAGCTTGGTAGGCATAGGAAGCAAGCTGAAGTCAGAGCTGCAGAGGTCAGAGACCTGGGAGAAGAACTATGTAAAAGACCAAGAACGACGACGGGAAAAATCCAGCTTCGTGAAGAAAGGTAGAAGCCAACTAAATGAGACTGATGCTTCTCCCAACACCTCAGCATCTCCAGAAGGGAAACCACAAAGATCGACACAATCTTTCGGCTCCACTTCCTCTCCTCTGAAGGAATCAACGCAGGCCTTCATGCGGAGTGACAGAAAGGACAAATGGAAGGAGGCAGCAAAGGACTGGAAGGAAGGCAAGCATAAGAAACATGCCCATTCAGTGTCCGAGGATGAGTCGATGCACAAGAGACACCATCTGCAGGATGATAATGATCCACAAGAGCACAAGTCCTCTGAGTTTGTTGGGAGGAAGAATGAATGGAAGGGCATTGTGAAGGAAGGAAAGTGGAGAGACCGTGTTGGGACCTGGAGGGAGGGAGCTGCTGACCACCATCACAGTGGTATGGAAAAGAGACGGGAGGACCAGCGTCACCAAGAGAGGCCGGGGGATGGTCTCCACCATCATAAGGAACACCATGCGTCCCTTGATGGTACTCAAGAGAAGGAAGGAGAGTCCCAGCAGAACAGGCCTCAGAGGCAGAAGCCTGTGGAGCATGGAAAGAAAGAACACAGGCACCATGATCACAATAAATTTTGGAAGAAGTTGTCAGATCACCAGTACAGAGTCCCTGAGGGGTGCTCCGGTGTGAAGGACTGCGCTCGTAAAGATGGCATGGACCTCTTTAATGTTGAGCTGGCGCCTGTGGATAAGCAAGAGTTCACACAGCTGCTGCGGGAGTATCTGGAACTACAAGAGTTAGCAAAGTACCTGCCAGAGCTTGACCAGTTCTTGGGCAAGTTCTTTGAAAGTGACATCTTCATGCACGACAAGATGCGCTTCCGGGACTTCGTGAATGATGTTGAGGACTACCTGGAGGACATTGCCGCCAAGGAGAAGGGTGACGATGATGCTGTGGATGACTTCGACAAACACGTCTTCAAACATTACTTTGGTGATGCGGCCATAAAAAAGAG
- the PBXIP1 gene encoding pre-B-cell leukemia transcription factor-interacting protein 1 isoform X7 translates to MAEHSDSRAADNNWVMASTEGFVVETVGPEQEPMTAVGREQTAEPVHSQDPVQSHGAVEGSESSVSSSTLGFQDAKEPEVPGPHPAQSPEDVVSAGSMQKSAHLEIPPEERLGSREPDIKAPSLARKADEDVSCSSSEDDVEGLRKRQVREVRPAASVVNPGEGAQAEGETWLTLNKCIVAALALVGLGLLVVSGTGFDAEDGVLEPLERRGVLGEQQPSQSVADIKDWMKEHLEGVTGDPKPLQAMSEVLDRLAKENQDIRRMQAELQAQKEELQALLNKSEGEKISVGYQQQNLLDENLRLKESLLQEETTHLSVREELEALKEKVQVWEKQGLDPASIAAENTKLKAQRDAEALKIEGFLAQKEMLVAEAQMLRQELDKQRTLLGSIRQDLENLTSDEPALELDPAVLQLRESLVGIGSKLKSELQRSETWEKNYVKDQERRREKSSFVKKGRSQLNETDASPNTSASPEGKPQRSTQSFGSTSSPLKESTQAFMRSDRKDKWKEAAKDWKEGKHKKHAHSVSEDESMHKRHHLQDDNDPQEHKSSEFVGRKNEWKGIVKEGKWRDRVGTWREGAADHHHSGMEKRREDQRHQERPGDGLHHHKEHHASLDGTQEKEGESQQNRPQRQKPVEHGKKEHRHHDHNKFWKKLSDHQYRVPEGCSGVKDCARKDGMDLFNVELAPVDKQEFTQLLREYLELQELAKYLPELDQFLGKFFESDIFMHDKMRFRDFVNDVEDYLEDIAAKEKGDDDAVDDFDKHVFKHYFGDAAIKKRYLPAPGSRVWPRRDLDDQGMLPVYLPEPLRSGVL, encoded by the exons CGGAGCCGGTGCACTCTCAAGACCCGGTGCAGTCTCATGGAGCAGTAGAAGGTTCCGAGAGCAGCGTCTCTTCCAGCACCCTGGGCTTCCAG GATGCCAAGGAGCCAGAAGTCCCTGGACCTCACCCTGCCCAGTCCCCAGAAGATGTGGTGTCCGCAGGCTCCATGCAGAAGAGCGCACACCTGGAAATCCCCCCAGAAGAGCGTCTCGGCTCCAGAGAACCAGACATCAAGGCTCCCTCTCTCGCCAGGAAAGCAG ATGAGGACGTGAGCTGCTCGAGCAGCGAGGATGACGTGGAGGGGCTACGGAAGAGACAAGTGCGAGAGGTGCGGCCCGCAGCCAGTGTCGTGAACCCTGGCGAGGGGGCGCAAGCCGAGGGAGAGACCTGGTTGACCCTAAACAAGTGCATCGTGGCAGCTTTGGCGCTTGTTGGACTTGggcttcttgtggtttcag GCACTGGCTTTGATGCAGAGGATG GTGTGCTGGAGCCCCTGGAGCGCCGTGGTGTCCTTGGAGAACAGCAGCCATCGCAGAGCGTAGCTGATATCAAA GACTGGATGAAAGAGCACTTGGAAGGTGTGACGGGGGACCCTAAACCTCTGCAGGCGATGAGCGAAGTCTTAGATCGATTAGCCAAAGAGAACCAGGATATCCGACGGATGCAGGCCGAGCTGCAG GCTCAAAAAGAAGAGTTGCAGGCCCTACTAAATAAGAGCGAAGGTGAGAAGATATCAGTAGGTTACCAGCAGCAAAACCTTCTTGATGAGAACTTGAGGCTGAAAGAGTCCCTGCTGCAAGAAGAGACGACACATCTCTCTGTGCGGGAGGAGCttgaggcattgaaggagaaggtaCAAGTCTGGGAGAAGCAAGGCCTGGACCCAGCAAGTATCGCTGCAGAGAACACTAAATTGAAGGCGCAACGTGATGCAGAGGCCCTGAAGATTGAGGGGTTCTTGGCACAGAAGGAGATGCTGGTAGCAGAGGCTCAAATGCTCCGGCAGGAGCTGGACAAGCAACGAACACTGCTGGGCTCCATACGGCAGGATCTGGAGAACCTGACCAGCGATGAACCCGCTTTGGAGCTTGATCCGGCGGTTCTGCAGCTCCGGGAGAGCTTGGTAGGCATAGGAAGCAAGCTGAAGTCAGAGCTGCAGAGGTCAGAGACCTGGGAGAAGAACTATGTAAAAGACCAAGAACGACGACGGGAAAAATCCAGCTTCGTGAAGAAAGGTAGAAGCCAACTAAATGAGACTGATGCTTCTCCCAACACCTCAGCATCTCCAGAAGGGAAACCACAAAGATCGACACAATCTTTCGGCTCCACTTCCTCTCCTCTGAAGGAATCAACGCAGGCCTTCATGCGGAGTGACAGAAAGGACAAATGGAAGGAGGCAGCAAAGGACTGGAAGGAAGGCAAGCATAAGAAACATGCCCATTCAGTGTCCGAGGATGAGTCGATGCACAAGAGACACCATCTGCAGGATGATAATGATCCACAAGAGCACAAGTCCTCTGAGTTTGTTGGGAGGAAGAATGAATGGAAGGGCATTGTGAAGGAAGGAAAGTGGAGAGACCGTGTTGGGACCTGGAGGGAGGGAGCTGCTGACCACCATCACAGTGGTATGGAAAAGAGACGGGAGGACCAGCGTCACCAAGAGAGGCCGGGGGATGGTCTCCACCATCATAAGGAACACCATGCGTCCCTTGATGGTACTCAAGAGAAGGAAGGAGAGTCCCAGCAGAACAGGCCTCAGAGGCAGAAGCCTGTGGAGCATGGAAAGAAAGAACACAGGCACCATGATCACAATAAATTTTGGAAGAAGTTGTCAGATCACCAGTACAGAGTCCCTGAGGGGTGCTCCGGTGTGAAGGACTGCGCTCGTAAAGATGGCATGGACCTCTTTAATGTTGAGCTGGCGCCTGTGGATAAGCAAGAGTTCACACAGCTGCTGCGGGAGTATCTGGAACTACAAGAGTTAGCAAAGTACCTGCCAGAGCTTGACCAGTTCTTGGGCAAGTTCTTTGAAAGTGACATCTTCATGCACGACAAGATGCGCTTCCGGGACTTCGTGAATGATGTTGAGGACTACCTGGAGGACATTGCCGCCAAGGAGAAGGGTGACGATGATGCTGTGGATGACTTCGACAAACACGTCTTCAAACATTACTTTGGTGATGCGGCCATAAAAAAGAG
- the PBXIP1 gene encoding pre-B-cell leukemia transcription factor-interacting protein 1 isoform X5, whose protein sequence is MAEHSDSRAADNNWVMASTEGFVVETVGPEQEPMTAVGREQTAEPVHSQDPVQSHGAVEGSESSVSSSTLGFQDAKEPEVPGPHPAQSPEDVVSAGSMQKSAHLEIPPEERLGSREPDIKAPSLARKAETCLRHLVQSVPGGLSLGSTRSWGQTLAGRSDEDVSCSSSEDDVEGLRKRQVREVRPAASVVNPGEGAQAEGETWLTLNKCIVAALALVGLGLLVVSGTGFDAEDGVLEPLERRGVLGEQQPSQSVADIKVSSGQDWMKEHLEGVTGDPKPLQAMSEVLDRLAKENQDIRRMQAELQAQKEELQALLNKSEGEKISVGYQQQNLLDENLRLKESLLQEETTHLSVREELEALKEKVQVWEKQGLDPASIAAENTKLKAQRDAEALKIEGFLAQKEMLVAEAQMLRQELDKQRTLLGSIRQDLENLTSDEPALELDPAVLQLRESLVGIGSKLKSELQRSETWEKNYVKDQERRREKSSFVKKGRSQLNETDASPNTSASPEGKPQRSTQSFGSTSSPLKESTQAFMRSDRKDKWKEAAKDWKEGKHKKHAHSVSEDESMHKRHHLQDDNDPQEHKSSEFVGRKNEWKGIVKEGKWRDRVGTWREGAADHHHSGMEKRREDQRHQERPGDGLHHHKEHHASLDGTQEKEGESQQNRPQRQKPVEHGKKEHRHHDHNKFWKKLSDHQYRVPEGCSGVKDCARKDGMDLFNVELAPVDKQEFTQLLREYLELQELAKYLPELDQFLGKFFESDIFMHDKMRFRDFVNDVEDYLEDIAAKEKGDDDAVDDFDKHVFKHYFGDAAIKKRYLPAPGSRVWPRRDLDDQGMLPVYLPEPLRSGVL, encoded by the exons CGGAGCCGGTGCACTCTCAAGACCCGGTGCAGTCTCATGGAGCAGTAGAAGGTTCCGAGAGCAGCGTCTCTTCCAGCACCCTGGGCTTCCAG GATGCCAAGGAGCCAGAAGTCCCTGGACCTCACCCTGCCCAGTCCCCAGAAGATGTGGTGTCCGCAGGCTCCATGCAGAAGAGCGCACACCTGGAAATCCCCCCAGAAGAGCGTCTCGGCTCCAGAGAACCAGACATCAAGGCTCCCTCTCTCGCCAGGAAAGCAG agacgTGCTTgaggcatctggtgcagagtgtacCAGGGGGGCTCTCCTTGGGCAGCACGAGGAGCTGGGGACAGACTCTGGCTGGCAGatcag ATGAGGACGTGAGCTGCTCGAGCAGCGAGGATGACGTGGAGGGGCTACGGAAGAGACAAGTGCGAGAGGTGCGGCCCGCAGCCAGTGTCGTGAACCCTGGCGAGGGGGCGCAAGCCGAGGGAGAGACCTGGTTGACCCTAAACAAGTGCATCGTGGCAGCTTTGGCGCTTGTTGGACTTGggcttcttgtggtttcag GCACTGGCTTTGATGCAGAGGATG GTGTGCTGGAGCCCCTGGAGCGCCGTGGTGTCCTTGGAGAACAGCAGCCATCGCAGAGCGTAGCTGATATCAAAGTAAGCAGTGGGCAG GACTGGATGAAAGAGCACTTGGAAGGTGTGACGGGGGACCCTAAACCTCTGCAGGCGATGAGCGAAGTCTTAGATCGATTAGCCAAAGAGAACCAGGATATCCGACGGATGCAGGCCGAGCTGCAG GCTCAAAAAGAAGAGTTGCAGGCCCTACTAAATAAGAGCGAAGGTGAGAAGATATCAGTAGGTTACCAGCAGCAAAACCTTCTTGATGAGAACTTGAGGCTGAAAGAGTCCCTGCTGCAAGAAGAGACGACACATCTCTCTGTGCGGGAGGAGCttgaggcattgaaggagaaggtaCAAGTCTGGGAGAAGCAAGGCCTGGACCCAGCAAGTATCGCTGCAGAGAACACTAAATTGAAGGCGCAACGTGATGCAGAGGCCCTGAAGATTGAGGGGTTCTTGGCACAGAAGGAGATGCTGGTAGCAGAGGCTCAAATGCTCCGGCAGGAGCTGGACAAGCAACGAACACTGCTGGGCTCCATACGGCAGGATCTGGAGAACCTGACCAGCGATGAACCCGCTTTGGAGCTTGATCCGGCGGTTCTGCAGCTCCGGGAGAGCTTGGTAGGCATAGGAAGCAAGCTGAAGTCAGAGCTGCAGAGGTCAGAGACCTGGGAGAAGAACTATGTAAAAGACCAAGAACGACGACGGGAAAAATCCAGCTTCGTGAAGAAAGGTAGAAGCCAACTAAATGAGACTGATGCTTCTCCCAACACCTCAGCATCTCCAGAAGGGAAACCACAAAGATCGACACAATCTTTCGGCTCCACTTCCTCTCCTCTGAAGGAATCAACGCAGGCCTTCATGCGGAGTGACAGAAAGGACAAATGGAAGGAGGCAGCAAAGGACTGGAAGGAAGGCAAGCATAAGAAACATGCCCATTCAGTGTCCGAGGATGAGTCGATGCACAAGAGACACCATCTGCAGGATGATAATGATCCACAAGAGCACAAGTCCTCTGAGTTTGTTGGGAGGAAGAATGAATGGAAGGGCATTGTGAAGGAAGGAAAGTGGAGAGACCGTGTTGGGACCTGGAGGGAGGGAGCTGCTGACCACCATCACAGTGGTATGGAAAAGAGACGGGAGGACCAGCGTCACCAAGAGAGGCCGGGGGATGGTCTCCACCATCATAAGGAACACCATGCGTCCCTTGATGGTACTCAAGAGAAGGAAGGAGAGTCCCAGCAGAACAGGCCTCAGAGGCAGAAGCCTGTGGAGCATGGAAAGAAAGAACACAGGCACCATGATCACAATAAATTTTGGAAGAAGTTGTCAGATCACCAGTACAGAGTCCCTGAGGGGTGCTCCGGTGTGAAGGACTGCGCTCGTAAAGATGGCATGGACCTCTTTAATGTTGAGCTGGCGCCTGTGGATAAGCAAGAGTTCACACAGCTGCTGCGGGAGTATCTGGAACTACAAGAGTTAGCAAAGTACCTGCCAGAGCTTGACCAGTTCTTGGGCAAGTTCTTTGAAAGTGACATCTTCATGCACGACAAGATGCGCTTCCGGGACTTCGTGAATGATGTTGAGGACTACCTGGAGGACATTGCCGCCAAGGAGAAGGGTGACGATGATGCTGTGGATGACTTCGACAAACACGTCTTCAAACATTACTTTGGTGATGCGGCCATAAAAAAGAG
- the PBXIP1 gene encoding pre-B-cell leukemia transcription factor-interacting protein 1 isoform X9: protein MAEHSDSRAADNNWVMASTEGFVVETVGPEQEPMTAVGREQTAEPVHSQDPVQSHGAVEGSESSVSSSTLGFQDAKEPEVPGPHPAQSPEDVVSAGSMQKSAHLEIPPEERLGSREPDIKAPSLARKADEDVSCSSSEDDVEGLRKRQVREVRPAASVVNPGEGAQAEGETWLTLNKCIVAALALVGLGLLVVSGTGFDAEDGVLEPLERRGVLGEQQPSQSVADIKDWMKEHLEGVTGDPKPLQAMSEVLDRLAKENQDIRRMQAELQAQKEELQALLNKSEGEKISVGYQQQNLLDENLRLKESLLQEETTHLSVREELEALKEKVQVWEKQGLDPASIAAENTKLKAQRDAEALKIEGFLAQKEMLVAEAQMLRQELDKQRTLLGSIRQDLENLTSDEPALELDPAVLQLRESLVGIGSKLKSELQRSETWEKNYVKDQERRREKSSFVKKGRSQLNETDASPNTSASPEGKPQRSTQSFGSTSSPLKESTQAFMRSDRKDKWKEAAKDWKEGKHKKHAHSVSEDESMHKRHHLQDDNDPQEHKSSEFVGRKNEWKGIVKEGKWRDRVGTWREGAADHHHSGMEKRREDQRHQERPGDGLHHHKEHHASLDGTQEKEGESQQNRPQRQKPVEHGKKEHRHHDHNKFWKKLSDHQYRVPEGCSGVKDCARKDGMDLFNVELAPVDKQEFTQLLREYLELQELAKYLPELDQFLGKFFESDIFMHDKMRFRDFVNDVEDYLEDIAAKEKGDDDAVDDFDKHVFKHYFGDAAIKKRSQ, encoded by the exons CGGAGCCGGTGCACTCTCAAGACCCGGTGCAGTCTCATGGAGCAGTAGAAGGTTCCGAGAGCAGCGTCTCTTCCAGCACCCTGGGCTTCCAG GATGCCAAGGAGCCAGAAGTCCCTGGACCTCACCCTGCCCAGTCCCCAGAAGATGTGGTGTCCGCAGGCTCCATGCAGAAGAGCGCACACCTGGAAATCCCCCCAGAAGAGCGTCTCGGCTCCAGAGAACCAGACATCAAGGCTCCCTCTCTCGCCAGGAAAGCAG ATGAGGACGTGAGCTGCTCGAGCAGCGAGGATGACGTGGAGGGGCTACGGAAGAGACAAGTGCGAGAGGTGCGGCCCGCAGCCAGTGTCGTGAACCCTGGCGAGGGGGCGCAAGCCGAGGGAGAGACCTGGTTGACCCTAAACAAGTGCATCGTGGCAGCTTTGGCGCTTGTTGGACTTGggcttcttgtggtttcag GCACTGGCTTTGATGCAGAGGATG GTGTGCTGGAGCCCCTGGAGCGCCGTGGTGTCCTTGGAGAACAGCAGCCATCGCAGAGCGTAGCTGATATCAAA GACTGGATGAAAGAGCACTTGGAAGGTGTGACGGGGGACCCTAAACCTCTGCAGGCGATGAGCGAAGTCTTAGATCGATTAGCCAAAGAGAACCAGGATATCCGACGGATGCAGGCCGAGCTGCAG GCTCAAAAAGAAGAGTTGCAGGCCCTACTAAATAAGAGCGAAGGTGAGAAGATATCAGTAGGTTACCAGCAGCAAAACCTTCTTGATGAGAACTTGAGGCTGAAAGAGTCCCTGCTGCAAGAAGAGACGACACATCTCTCTGTGCGGGAGGAGCttgaggcattgaaggagaaggtaCAAGTCTGGGAGAAGCAAGGCCTGGACCCAGCAAGTATCGCTGCAGAGAACACTAAATTGAAGGCGCAACGTGATGCAGAGGCCCTGAAGATTGAGGGGTTCTTGGCACAGAAGGAGATGCTGGTAGCAGAGGCTCAAATGCTCCGGCAGGAGCTGGACAAGCAACGAACACTGCTGGGCTCCATACGGCAGGATCTGGAGAACCTGACCAGCGATGAACCCGCTTTGGAGCTTGATCCGGCGGTTCTGCAGCTCCGGGAGAGCTTGGTAGGCATAGGAAGCAAGCTGAAGTCAGAGCTGCAGAGGTCAGAGACCTGGGAGAAGAACTATGTAAAAGACCAAGAACGACGACGGGAAAAATCCAGCTTCGTGAAGAAAGGTAGAAGCCAACTAAATGAGACTGATGCTTCTCCCAACACCTCAGCATCTCCAGAAGGGAAACCACAAAGATCGACACAATCTTTCGGCTCCACTTCCTCTCCTCTGAAGGAATCAACGCAGGCCTTCATGCGGAGTGACAGAAAGGACAAATGGAAGGAGGCAGCAAAGGACTGGAAGGAAGGCAAGCATAAGAAACATGCCCATTCAGTGTCCGAGGATGAGTCGATGCACAAGAGACACCATCTGCAGGATGATAATGATCCACAAGAGCACAAGTCCTCTGAGTTTGTTGGGAGGAAGAATGAATGGAAGGGCATTGTGAAGGAAGGAAAGTGGAGAGACCGTGTTGGGACCTGGAGGGAGGGAGCTGCTGACCACCATCACAGTGGTATGGAAAAGAGACGGGAGGACCAGCGTCACCAAGAGAGGCCGGGGGATGGTCTCCACCATCATAAGGAACACCATGCGTCCCTTGATGGTACTCAAGAGAAGGAAGGAGAGTCCCAGCAGAACAGGCCTCAGAGGCAGAAGCCTGTGGAGCATGGAAAGAAAGAACACAGGCACCATGATCACAATAAATTTTGGAAGAAGTTGTCAGATCACCAGTACAGAGTCCCTGAGGGGTGCTCCGGTGTGAAGGACTGCGCTCGTAAAGATGGCATGGACCTCTTTAATGTTGAGCTGGCGCCTGTGGATAAGCAAGAGTTCACACAGCTGCTGCGGGAGTATCTGGAACTACAAGAGTTAGCAAAGTACCTGCCAGAGCTTGACCAGTTCTTGGGCAAGTTCTTTGAAAGTGACATCTTCATGCACGACAAGATGCGCTTCCGGGACTTCGTGAATGATGTTGAGGACTACCTGGAGGACATTGCCGCCAAGGAGAAGGGTGACGATGATGCTGTGGATGACTTCGACAAACACGTCTTCAAACATTACTTTGGTGATGCGGCCATAAAAAAGAG